In the Leptolyngbya sp. 'hensonii' genome, one interval contains:
- a CDS encoding response regulator, with protein sequence MSELLNVLIVEDMKEDAILVIRELRHSGFNPIWERVQTAEELRTALVSRTWNVIISDYCLPRFSAPAALEVVTQSGQDIPFIVVSGTIGEESAVEMMKAGAHDYVMKDNLKRLPEAVRREIREARMRAERQQAQTTLDRTQERLQLAIEGSGIGLWDWYVQQQTIIFNEHWAEMIGYTLQELEPIGSPTWMDFLHPDDVRKSYEALERHFRQETPVYECEVRMRHRSGEWVWVLARGKVVERDGSGKPVRMLGTHLDVTERKRAETALQNLIEGTASVTGANFFSALVKHIAMALNVAYVLVSERIGDRLQTLAFWGEGELQDNTSYGIPQTPCERVLEAGCYACLHAIQTIFPDNQDLVEMQAESYLGIALRDANGKALGNLCILDTCPLTDLDRTEAILRVFAARAGAELERQRAINALHQMNRELEDIVQQRTAELRQSNEQLATTNLELARATRLKDEFLANMSHELRTPLNAILGLSESLQEQIFGPVNERQQKAISMVEQSGQHLLSLINDILDLSKIGSGKLELYPTSVSVEHLCESSLVFVRQQALQKDIQLVSQIPTDLQDIVVDELRMRQALINLLTNAVKFTPEGGQVTFKVSQASGSEPGPVKLVNPRSPGLVFTVEDTGIGIASENLDRLFKPFVQIDSSLNRQYTGTGLGLALVKQITELHGGWVGVESRLGQGSQFTITLPSQVLGVRSSSLGQPIYEAPESLSFSSNELQAAAMPPLILLAEDNEANIDMFTTYLMAQGYRLLLAKDGQQAIALSAAQKPDVILMDVQLPGTDGLEATRQIRSNGQLNHIPIIALTALAMPGDQERCMAAGVDAYLAKPVKMKQLVAVIQQLLNQESL encoded by the coding sequence ATGAGTGAGCTACTGAATGTCTTAATTGTTGAGGACATGAAAGAAGATGCCATTTTGGTCATCCGAGAATTGCGGCATAGTGGCTTTAATCCCATCTGGGAGCGGGTTCAAACTGCTGAAGAACTCAGGACAGCTTTGGTCAGCCGCACCTGGAATGTGATCATTTCAGACTACTGTTTGCCCCGATTCAGCGCCCCTGCAGCCCTGGAGGTGGTCACCCAGAGTGGGCAGGATATTCCGTTTATTGTGGTGTCTGGCACGATCGGGGAAGAGTCTGCGGTGGAAATGATGAAGGCAGGTGCCCATGACTATGTCATGAAGGACAACCTGAAACGACTTCCGGAAGCGGTGCGGCGAGAAATTCGAGAGGCCCGTATGCGGGCTGAGCGTCAGCAGGCGCAGACAACCCTCGATCGAACCCAGGAACGACTGCAACTGGCGATTGAGGGGTCGGGGATTGGGTTATGGGATTGGTATGTTCAGCAACAAACCATCATTTTCAATGAGCACTGGGCTGAAATGATTGGCTATACCCTGCAAGAACTGGAACCTATCGGCTCCCCAACCTGGATGGACTTCCTCCATCCCGATGATGTCAGAAAATCCTACGAGGCGTTAGAGCGTCACTTCCGGCAGGAAACCCCAGTCTATGAGTGTGAAGTCCGAATGCGCCACCGATCGGGCGAGTGGGTCTGGGTCCTGGCTCGCGGCAAGGTAGTGGAGCGGGACGGGAGCGGAAAACCAGTCCGCATGCTTGGCACCCATCTGGATGTGACAGAACGTAAACGGGCCGAAACCGCCTTACAAAATTTGATTGAGGGAACCGCTTCGGTCACGGGAGCAAATTTCTTTTCTGCCCTGGTGAAACATATTGCAATGGCACTTAATGTGGCCTATGTTCTGGTCAGTGAACGGATCGGCGATCGCCTGCAAACCCTGGCTTTTTGGGGTGAGGGAGAATTGCAGGACAATACCTCCTATGGGATCCCCCAGACTCCCTGTGAACGAGTACTGGAGGCAGGATGCTATGCCTGTTTGCATGCTATCCAGACCATCTTTCCTGACAATCAAGATCTGGTTGAAATGCAGGCAGAAAGCTATCTGGGTATTGCTTTGCGGGATGCTAATGGAAAAGCCTTAGGGAATCTCTGTATTCTGGATACTTGCCCCTTAACGGATCTGGATCGGACTGAAGCTATCCTGCGGGTATTTGCAGCCCGGGCAGGGGCAGAGTTGGAGCGGCAGCGGGCGATCAATGCCCTGCACCAGATGAACCGGGAATTGGAAGATATTGTGCAGCAGCGCACGGCTGAACTGCGTCAGAGTAATGAGCAACTCGCAACGACAAACCTTGAACTCGCCCGGGCAACCCGGCTAAAAGATGAATTTCTGGCCAATATGAGTCATGAGCTGCGGACTCCCCTCAATGCCATCCTGGGATTGTCTGAATCTTTGCAAGAACAAATTTTTGGTCCCGTGAATGAACGGCAACAGAAAGCCATCTCAATGGTTGAACAGAGTGGCCAACATCTGCTGTCCCTGATTAATGACATCCTGGATCTCTCTAAAATTGGTTCTGGGAAATTAGAGCTTTATCCCACTTCCGTTTCGGTTGAACACCTTTGTGAGTCCAGTTTGGTCTTTGTCCGTCAGCAAGCTTTGCAGAAGGATATTCAATTGGTCAGCCAGATTCCCACAGATCTGCAGGACATCGTTGTGGATGAGCTGCGGATGCGACAGGCCCTGATTAATTTACTGACTAATGCGGTTAAATTCACGCCCGAAGGTGGCCAGGTCACCTTTAAGGTCAGTCAGGCGTCAGGATCTGAACCAGGTCCAGTCAAATTGGTCAATCCTCGGTCACCAGGTTTGGTGTTTACAGTGGAAGACACTGGTATTGGGATTGCGTCCGAAAATCTCGATCGCTTGTTTAAACCATTTGTGCAGATTGATAGCAGTCTAAATCGTCAGTATACGGGGACTGGCCTGGGCTTAGCCCTGGTCAAGCAGATTACTGAACTCCATGGGGGATGGGTTGGGGTAGAGAGTCGCCTCGGCCAGGGAAGTCAATTTACAATTACATTGCCCAGCCAAGTGCTGGGAGTGAGGTCTTCCTCTCTAGGCCAGCCAATCTATGAGGCCCCTGAATCACTCTCGTTTTCTTCCAACGAATTGCAGGCTGCAGCCATGCCCCCGCTGATTCTGCTGGCAGAAGACAATGAAGCCAATATTGACATGTTCACCACCTATCTGATGGCCCAGGGTTATCGTTTGTTGCTGGCCAAGGATGGACAGCAGGCGATCGCTCTGTCAGCAGCGCAAAAACCGGATGTCATTTTGATGGATGTGCAGTTGCCGGGTACGGATGGGCTGGAAGCAACCCGTCAGATCCGCAGCAATGGGCAATTGAACCATATTCCTATCATTGCCTTGACTGCTCTAGCCATGCCAGGAGATCAGGAGCGGTGTATGGCGGCAGGGGTGGATGCCTATCTGGCAAAACCCGTCAAAATGAAACAACTCGTAGCTGTGATCCAGCAGCTTTTGAATCAAGAGAGCCTCTAG
- a CDS encoding response regulator — translation MTQERVILLVEDNPTDEKLTVRTLRRSNIANEIIVAHNGEEALNILFGSEDEAGKELGILPTVMLLDLKLPKINGLEVLRRVRAHERTHLLPVVVLTSSTEECDIIQSYNLGANSYVRKPVDFDQFSEAVRQLGLYWVLVNQPLPKQSP, via the coding sequence ATGACTCAGGAACGTGTAATTTTACTGGTTGAGGATAACCCAACGGATGAGAAGCTTACGGTTCGGACCCTGCGACGGAGCAATATTGCGAATGAAATTATCGTGGCTCATAACGGGGAAGAGGCGTTGAATATTTTATTTGGTTCAGAGGATGAAGCAGGGAAAGAGTTGGGGATCTTACCGACGGTGATGCTTCTAGACTTAAAACTCCCTAAAATTAATGGGCTGGAAGTGTTGCGGCGAGTTCGGGCCCACGAACGCACCCATCTCCTGCCCGTGGTAGTACTAACGTCATCCACTGAGGAATGCGACATTATCCAGAGCTATAACCTTGGTGCCAATAGTTATGTGCGCAAACCTGTAGATTTTGACCAGTTTAGTGAAGCGGTTCGCCAGCTTGGGCTCTACTGGGTGTTGGTGAATCAACCTTTACCCAAACAATCGCCCTAG
- a CDS encoding PAS domain-containing protein, which yields MVSIPDADPSISFMEIDLEPAIVSNPLMLPQEASVMAALLQMSAGRAMCPNLKENNREIAQIHASLRSSCVLILQGRALVGILTEKDIVRLSATGRSLAELSLGEVMAHPVITLRRSELNDPFLALNLLQHHGIHHLPILEQQDQVVGVLTSETLHHLLRPIDLLRLRLVSEVMTREVVCAHPDESVLTIAQLMTAHQVSAVVLVEAQEQPSSGSLLQFPLGILTERDIVQFQALGLNFEQLQSRSVMSAPVFSVDAEDSLWTVQNMMRRQLIRRVVVIGAQGELVGTITQPDILKALNPLELYKLVEVLEQQVCRLEAETLKLTRNYNVELENQIRSQTAKLQARLKQERLIATITGQIHTSRDLQDIFETIVTSVQSLLNCDHVIIGQFQPDWSMTVVAESPPGEGKTYLGLQIQDPCFAPDWVQSYSEGRIRVVPDIYLTEMSACQQQFLEQLQIRAKILAPVFQENILWGLIGVLEEQNSRSWTDEEVALMEHLAAQLAIAIRQTSSYQQLQKELAERHRVEAILQQSQQSYASLADAAPVGIFRTDVEGYCLYVNERWCQMAGMSFGDAMGFGWAQALHPDDRDHVAAEWYKAARDRRPFKLEYRFERPDGHITWVYGQAVAERGEKGSIVGYVGTITDITDRKQTEEAAQYRLDILEAARDIIASARPTGRLTYLNQSGRALLRIDPAEDITQTYIPDYHPPQVAEHILHEALPQCLQQGFWAGETLFRRRDGSDMPAWQVIVAHRRQDGTVSHFSTIARDLTDRKQAEATLRDNEERLRLALLAANQGLYDLNVQTGDAIVNPIYATMLGYDPAEFQETNARWIERLHPDDLERVGQIYQAYVAGTTPEYKVEFRQRTRSGDWKWILSLGKIVAWDQEGQPLRMLGTHTDITDRKEAELQRQQALEELHQLNQELEIRVEERTVALRESAAELERFFTVALDLLCIADVNGYFRRLNRAWETTLGYTLDELEGRLFLDFVHPDDLAATLESLSTLEQQETVRSFVNRYRRKDGSYRYIEWYSRPYGQLIYAAARDVTEQKLTEQQLRHTSDRLTLAIKSGAIGIWDWDVQSNILTWDQRMHEMYGIKPDGFGGIYQAWSNSLHPDDRAATEGAIQQALTGEKDYDPEFRVIHPDGTIHFIKAYGLVQRNSQGEPQRMIGINFDITDRRQADEQLRKTTAQLEAANRELEAFAYSVSHDLRAPLRAIDGFSTALLEDYGDLFNDEAREYFGYIRGGVQRMGLLIDDLLRLSRISRSNLQHSEVNLSDLAQGIITELQQSQPNRQIEVGITPNAIVWADLNLMRIVLENLLQNAWKFTSHHATAHIEFGQLAHNAEMTYFVRDDGAGFDMAYASLLFGVFQRLHDTHEFPGTGIGLATVQRILHRHGGRVWAEGAVEQGATIYFTLPPIQQGSGISG from the coding sequence ATGGTTTCCATTCCTGATGCAGATCCATCGATTTCCTTTATGGAAATTGATTTAGAGCCTGCCATTGTGAGCAATCCTTTAATGCTGCCGCAGGAGGCATCTGTGATGGCGGCACTCCTGCAAATGAGTGCTGGCCGAGCAATGTGCCCTAACTTAAAGGAAAACAACCGGGAGATAGCTCAAATCCATGCGTCCCTGAGGTCCAGTTGTGTCTTGATTTTGCAAGGGAGGGCTCTGGTTGGCATCTTGACTGAAAAGGATATCGTTCGTCTCAGTGCCACAGGACGATCGCTGGCAGAGCTTTCCCTCGGAGAGGTGATGGCCCATCCTGTCATCACCCTGCGTCGGTCTGAGTTGAACGATCCCTTCCTAGCACTCAATCTTTTACAACACCATGGGATTCACCACCTGCCCATTCTGGAACAACAGGATCAGGTTGTGGGGGTGCTGACGTCTGAAACCTTGCATCACCTGCTGCGCCCGATCGATCTGCTGCGGCTGCGATTGGTCAGCGAGGTGATGACCCGCGAGGTCGTCTGTGCTCATCCAGATGAGTCTGTCTTGACGATCGCACAGCTCATGACAGCTCATCAGGTGAGTGCAGTGGTGCTGGTAGAAGCACAGGAACAACCATCGTCCGGCTCCTTGCTCCAGTTTCCCCTTGGGATACTGACAGAGCGGGATATCGTTCAGTTTCAAGCTCTGGGCCTGAACTTTGAGCAGCTTCAGTCCCGGAGCGTCATGAGTGCCCCGGTCTTCTCCGTTGATGCAGAGGATTCTCTCTGGACCGTCCAGAACATGATGCGGCGGCAACTCATCCGCCGAGTCGTGGTGATCGGAGCACAGGGAGAATTGGTTGGCACAATAACCCAGCCAGATATCCTCAAGGCCCTCAATCCGTTAGAACTCTATAAGTTGGTCGAGGTGCTGGAGCAACAGGTCTGTCGCCTGGAAGCAGAAACACTGAAGCTGACACGAAATTACAATGTTGAGCTAGAAAATCAAATCCGCTCCCAGACCGCTAAATTGCAAGCCAGGTTAAAACAGGAACGGCTGATCGCCACGATTACGGGGCAGATCCATACGTCTCGGGATTTGCAGGATATTTTTGAGACGATCGTCACTTCAGTGCAATCCCTACTGAACTGCGATCACGTCATCATCGGTCAGTTTCAGCCGGATTGGAGCATGACTGTGGTCGCAGAATCCCCTCCTGGGGAAGGCAAAACCTACCTGGGCCTACAAATTCAGGATCCCTGCTTTGCCCCCGATTGGGTGCAGTCTTATTCTGAAGGACGGATTCGGGTCGTCCCAGATATTTACCTGACAGAGATGAGTGCCTGTCAGCAGCAATTCCTGGAGCAGTTGCAGATCCGGGCTAAGATCCTGGCTCCTGTATTCCAGGAAAATATCTTGTGGGGCCTGATCGGGGTTCTGGAAGAACAGAACTCCCGATCCTGGACGGATGAAGAGGTTGCCTTAATGGAGCACCTGGCAGCTCAATTGGCGATCGCCATCCGGCAAACCAGCTCATATCAGCAGCTCCAGAAGGAACTGGCGGAACGCCATCGGGTAGAAGCAATCCTGCAACAGAGTCAACAGAGTTATGCGTCCCTGGCAGACGCTGCTCCCGTGGGAATTTTTCGGACGGATGTGGAAGGCTACTGTCTCTACGTCAATGAGCGGTGGTGTCAGATGGCCGGAATGAGTTTTGGCGATGCCATGGGTTTTGGTTGGGCGCAGGCTTTGCATCCAGACGATCGCGATCATGTGGCGGCAGAGTGGTACAAAGCAGCCCGAGATCGGCGACCATTCAAGCTGGAGTATCGATTTGAAAGGCCTGATGGGCACATCACCTGGGTTTATGGACAGGCCGTCGCAGAACGGGGAGAGAAGGGCAGTATTGTTGGCTATGTCGGCACTATTACCGATATTACCGATCGTAAGCAGACAGAGGAAGCGGCCCAGTACCGACTGGATATTCTGGAAGCCGCCCGCGACATTATTGCATCCGCCAGGCCGACCGGTCGGTTGACCTATCTGAATCAGTCGGGCCGGGCTTTGCTGAGGATTGACCCGGCTGAGGATATTACCCAAACCTATATTCCGGATTACCATCCACCTCAGGTCGCAGAGCACATTCTGCACGAAGCCCTGCCTCAGTGTTTACAGCAGGGGTTTTGGGCTGGGGAAACCCTGTTCCGCCGCCGGGATGGGAGCGATATGCCAGCCTGGCAGGTGATCGTTGCCCACCGTCGTCAGGATGGGACGGTCAGTCATTTCTCTACCATTGCCCGGGATCTGACCGATCGCAAACAGGCTGAAGCCACTTTAAGAGATAACGAAGAACGGCTCCGGCTGGCGTTGTTAGCAGCCAATCAGGGGCTTTATGACCTGAATGTGCAAACGGGTGATGCGATCGTGAATCCCATCTACGCCACCATGCTGGGCTATGATCCGGCAGAATTTCAGGAGACGAACGCCCGCTGGATTGAACGTTTACATCCAGATGATCTGGAACGGGTAGGCCAGATCTACCAAGCCTATGTGGCTGGAACGACACCAGAATACAAGGTGGAGTTCCGTCAGCGGACTCGATCAGGGGATTGGAAGTGGATTCTTTCCCTGGGCAAGATTGTGGCCTGGGATCAGGAGGGCCAGCCACTGCGGATGTTGGGGACCCATACGGATATCACCGATCGCAAAGAGGCCGAACTGCAGCGGCAGCAGGCTCTAGAGGAACTCCACCAACTGAATCAGGAGTTGGAAATCAGGGTGGAAGAACGGACTGTAGCCCTGCGAGAATCGGCAGCAGAACTGGAACGCTTCTTTACAGTGGCTCTGGATTTGCTCTGTATCGCTGATGTGAACGGCTATTTTCGTCGCTTGAACCGCGCCTGGGAGACAACCCTGGGTTATACCCTGGATGAACTGGAAGGGCGGCTGTTTTTGGACTTCGTCCATCCCGATGATCTGGCAGCAACCCTGGAGTCCCTCTCAACCCTGGAACAGCAGGAAACCGTTCGCAGCTTTGTCAACCGCTATCGCCGTAAGGATGGCAGTTATCGCTATATCGAATGGTATTCTCGCCCTTATGGACAGCTTATCTATGCTGCCGCCCGTGACGTAACGGAGCAAAAGCTGACAGAACAACAACTGCGCCATACGTCCGATCGGCTCACCCTGGCGATTAAATCGGGAGCGATCGGCATCTGGGACTGGGATGTTCAGAGCAATATTCTGACCTGGGATCAGCGGATGCATGAGATGTATGGCATTAAGCCCGATGGTTTTGGGGGTATCTATCAAGCCTGGAGCAACAGTTTGCACCCTGACGATCGCGCAGCGACTGAAGGGGCGATTCAACAGGCGTTAACGGGAGAGAAGGACTACGACCCCGAATTTCGGGTGATCCATCCAGATGGGACGATCCACTTCATTAAGGCCTATGGCCTGGTGCAGCGTAATAGTCAGGGAGAGCCCCAGCGCATGATTGGGATCAATTTTGATATTACCGATCGCAGGCAGGCAGATGAGCAACTCCGTAAAACGACCGCTCAATTAGAGGCCGCAAATCGGGAACTGGAGGCCTTTGCCTATTCGGTGTCCCACGATCTGCGGGCTCCCCTGCGGGCGATCGATGGCTTCAGCACAGCCCTGTTAGAAGACTATGGGGACCTCTTCAATGACGAAGCCAGGGAGTATTTTGGCTACATTCGGGGCGGTGTGCAGCGCATGGGTCTGTTGATTGATGACCTGCTTCGCCTCTCCAGAATTTCTCGAAGTAATCTGCAGCATTCAGAGGTGAATCTGAGTGACCTGGCGCAGGGAATTATAACAGAGTTACAGCAATCCCAGCCCAATCGCCAGATTGAGGTGGGGATCACCCCAAATGCGATCGTCTGGGCTGACCTTAACCTGATGCGGATTGTTCTGGAAAACCTGCTCCAGAATGCCTGGAAATTTACCAGTCACCATGCCACGGCCCACATTGAATTCGGTCAACTTGCCCACAATGCAGAAATGACCTACTTTGTCCGGGATGACGGGGCAGGGTTTGATATGGCTTATGCATCCCTGCTGTTTGGCGTGTTCCAGCGATTGCATGATACCCATGAGTTTCCGGGAACTGGCATTGGTCTGGCCACTGTGCAACGGATTCTTCACCGTCATGGGGGGCGGGTATGGGCCGAAGGGGCTGTGGAACAGGGTGCAACAATTTACTTTACGCTACCGCCAATACAGCAAGGTTCAGGAATTTCAGGATGA
- a CDS encoding alpha/beta hydrolase-fold protein — translation MGHPFTLAGQQVYYHDENHASGYFHTYDGLQLDPSRDPPRKIHVFLPRPYEESADRFPVLYLNDGNTAFWPGGLSPYSWEVPKVLGELYQQRAIPPIIVVAIHPLNRSQEYLHVLEFSAPFQKEGGGLPDYAKYVVRLKQFIDQHYRTLGDRQQTTILGSSHGGLAAFYIGCLYAQYFGNVGAISPSFWVGGVFNLSETPLIAAVKGSLQSGDQNRPRLWIDWGLKRTGGFHNFVIEQQATRWGRKMVELLQRDYGYVQGLDLFQYEDETGGHDERAWSDRLGFVLKQFYQR, via the coding sequence ATGGGACATCCTTTTACTCTGGCTGGGCAACAGGTCTACTATCACGATGAGAACCACGCCAGTGGCTATTTCCACACCTATGATGGCTTGCAGCTAGACCCTAGCCGAGATCCTCCACGCAAAATTCATGTTTTTCTACCCAGACCTTACGAGGAGAGTGCCGATCGCTTCCCTGTTCTTTACCTGAATGATGGCAATACGGCATTCTGGCCCGGTGGCTTAAGTCCCTATTCCTGGGAAGTGCCCAAGGTCTTAGGGGAACTCTACCAGCAGCGGGCTATTCCGCCAATCATTGTGGTGGCTATCCATCCTCTCAATCGATCCCAGGAGTATCTCCATGTCCTGGAGTTCTCTGCCCCCTTCCAGAAAGAAGGGGGAGGATTGCCGGATTATGCCAAATATGTGGTCAGGCTGAAGCAATTCATCGATCAGCATTACCGCACCCTGGGCGATCGACAGCAGACGACCATCTTGGGTTCCTCCCATGGGGGACTGGCAGCCTTCTATATCGGTTGTCTTTATGCTCAGTATTTCGGCAATGTGGGGGCCATCTCCCCTTCCTTCTGGGTGGGGGGCGTTTTCAACCTGTCAGAGACGCCCCTGATCGCAGCAGTTAAGGGATCTCTGCAGTCGGGCGATCAAAATCGACCGCGCCTCTGGATTGACTGGGGACTGAAACGGACTGGGGGCTTTCATAATTTTGTGATCGAGCAGCAAGCAACCCGATGGGGGCGCAAAATGGTCGAATTGCTGCAACGGGATTATGGCTATGTTCAGGGGCTTGACCTGTTCCAGTACGAAGACGAGACTGGAGGCCATGATGAACGAGCCTGGTCTGACCGACTGGGATTCGTTCTCAAACAGTTTTATCAGCGATAG